A genome region from Deinococcus sp. KNUC1210 includes the following:
- a CDS encoding ATP-binding cassette domain-containing protein, protein MLVGLQDVIKDYGTRAVLNGISLQIEPGDRLALVGRNGAGKSTLLKVLTGAVVPDAGTVLRGQDVRVRALAQDPVFPEGSTIERGAGSGLPRPRRARTRPRCGGGGHEWRQSREHRASCGAAGALRTARRL, encoded by the coding sequence GTGCTTGTCGGCTTACAGGATGTCATTAAGGATTATGGAACCCGTGCGGTGCTCAACGGTATCTCGCTTCAGATCGAGCCGGGCGACCGCCTGGCGCTGGTCGGGCGCAATGGAGCTGGCAAAAGTACCCTGCTGAAAGTGCTGACCGGAGCGGTCGTGCCCGATGCCGGAACGGTGCTGCGGGGACAGGATGTGCGGGTCCGGGCACTGGCTCAGGACCCGGTCTTTCCGGAGGGTTCAACCATCGAACGAGGTGCTGGAAGCGGCCTTCCGCGACCTCGACGCGCTCGAACGCGACCTCGATGCGGCGGCGGCGGCCATGAGTGGCGGCAGTCACGAGAGCATCGAGCATCATGCGGCGCTGCTGGAGCACTTCGCACGGCGCGGCGGCTATGA
- a CDS encoding GNAT family N-acetyltransferase, which produces MIDEERGGDRHGFGILDEQQQLIGSIELYDLYPPPPAQARFATLGVMIGERALWGQGYGRDAVRALLNWAFGGRTPPLARIRLTTFSHNKRAQRSFLASGFREVGRSNAPDRTDVHMEITAEDWAALE; this is translated from the coding sequence ATGATCGACGAGGAGCGCGGCGGCGACCGACACGGCTTCGGCATTCTCGACGAACAGCAGCAGCTGATCGGCAGTATCGAGCTGTACGACCTGTACCCGCCTCCGCCCGCTCAGGCCCGCTTTGCCACCCTGGGCGTGATGATCGGAGAGCGGGCCCTGTGGGGCCAGGGGTACGGCCGTGACGCCGTGCGGGCGCTGCTGAACTGGGCCTTCGGTGGACGCACTCCACCGCTCGCCCGCATCCGGCTGACCACGTTTTCACACAACAAACGCGCCCAGCGCTCGTTTCTGGCGAGCGGATTCCGCGAGGTGGGCCGCAGCAACGCTCCAGACCGCACCGACGTTCATATGGAAATCACCGCCGAAGATTGGGCAGCGCTGGAATAG
- a CDS encoding valine--tRNA ligase: MNELPKSFDPAQTEPKWAERWFREPFRADASSSKPPFTIVIPPPNVTGNLHLGHALDNTLIDTLIRYKRMQGFEALYLPGTDHAGISTQVVVEKQLRQEGQSRFDLGRDAFLERIWAWKAQSGGVILEQLRRLGVSADWTRERFTMDDLLSRAVRWQFVKLYHDGLAYRGERIVNWDPASQTTLSELEIDREERAGQMSTLSYKLMDESTPASNGEAGEIRIATVRPETIFADQAIAVHPSDERFSHLIGLKARIPLTKRWIPIIADEAVEMDFGVGALKITPAHDPTDFEIGERHGLPRPSVIDLQGNLSGELVPDEFRGLERFAARKAVIKALEAGGDLIEQKDHKTAIGISERTKVPVEPIISTQWFVNMKPMAAQVLAGLDAGEISLTPERYTKVNRDWLENIRDWNISRQLWWGHQIPAWYDEEGNIYVPDPATPDLDCDADPRYAHLNLRRDPDVFDTWFSSNLWPFSTLGWPDLDSEDFQKFYPTQVLVTGYDILFFWVARMQMAGYALTEQAPFSQVMLHGLYLDEKGQKMSKSKGNGIDPLNLFDEYGVDASRFAFAFLSTGGQDIRHDPRRFEQGRNFANKLWNAARFAMMNFQKADEAGLLGESGSGDVLTRYVRHAVRERMGDPIRSRDALHLVKEQGDLLTLADRWIISRLNSVTGEVSAHLDALDIGAAIRTLYSFTWDEFCDWYIEAAKPALAQGQLGTLVTVKAVLEHILKLLHPVMPFITSELYASLGHRRQLAVHTWPQPDDHLNDAEADRAFDILRAAVSAARSLKNELGLSPQERLNIALEGESAAIVREHRAVVEGIARVTLVDALEGRTLSAVEPGLSVLAPLEGTVDIADWLGKQRKRLTEIGKQIAQAQGKLGNAGFVARAPAEVVEEEQRRVVDFSAQKERLEAVLAQF; this comes from the coding sequence ATGAACGAACTTCCCAAATCCTTCGACCCTGCCCAGACCGAGCCGAAATGGGCCGAGCGCTGGTTCCGCGAGCCGTTCCGCGCCGACGCCAGCAGCAGCAAGCCCCCCTTCACCATCGTGATTCCGCCGCCCAATGTGACCGGAAACCTGCACCTGGGCCACGCCCTCGACAACACCCTGATCGACACCCTGATTCGCTACAAGCGGATGCAGGGCTTCGAGGCGCTGTATCTGCCCGGCACCGATCACGCGGGAATCTCGACGCAGGTGGTGGTCGAAAAGCAGCTTCGCCAGGAAGGGCAGAGCCGCTTCGACCTGGGCCGTGACGCCTTTCTGGAACGCATCTGGGCCTGGAAAGCACAGTCGGGCGGCGTGATTCTGGAGCAGCTCCGGCGGCTGGGCGTGTCGGCCGACTGGACCCGCGAGCGCTTCACCATGGACGACCTGCTGAGCCGCGCTGTGCGCTGGCAGTTCGTGAAGCTGTACCACGACGGGCTGGCCTACCGTGGCGAGCGCATCGTGAACTGGGACCCGGCCTCGCAGACCACCCTCAGCGAGCTGGAAATCGACCGTGAAGAGCGGGCAGGCCAGATGTCCACGCTCTCGTACAAGCTGATGGACGAGAGCACGCCCGCCAGCAACGGCGAGGCCGGAGAGATCCGCATCGCCACGGTGCGCCCCGAGACGATCTTCGCGGATCAGGCGATTGCCGTGCATCCCTCCGACGAGCGCTTCTCCCACCTGATCGGCCTGAAGGCCCGTATTCCGCTCACGAAACGCTGGATTCCGATCATCGCAGACGAAGCCGTCGAGATGGATTTCGGCGTGGGCGCTCTGAAGATCACGCCCGCCCACGACCCCACCGACTTCGAGATTGGAGAGCGGCACGGCCTTCCGCGCCCCAGCGTGATCGATCTTCAGGGCAACCTGAGCGGCGAACTGGTGCCCGACGAATTTCGCGGTCTGGAACGGTTCGCGGCCCGCAAAGCCGTGATCAAGGCGCTGGAAGCGGGCGGTGACCTGATCGAGCAGAAAGACCATAAAACGGCCATCGGCATTTCCGAGCGCACCAAAGTGCCGGTCGAGCCGATCATCTCGACGCAGTGGTTCGTGAACATGAAGCCGATGGCAGCGCAGGTGCTGGCGGGCCTCGACGCCGGAGAGATCAGCCTCACGCCCGAGCGGTACACCAAGGTCAACCGCGACTGGCTGGAGAATATCCGCGACTGGAACATCAGCCGGCAGCTATGGTGGGGCCACCAGATTCCGGCATGGTACGACGAGGAAGGCAATATCTACGTGCCCGACCCGGCCACCCCTGACCTCGACTGCGACGCCGACCCCCGCTATGCCCACCTGAATCTGCGCCGCGACCCCGACGTGTTCGACACCTGGTTTTCCAGCAACCTGTGGCCCTTTTCCACGCTCGGCTGGCCCGATCTCGACAGCGAGGATTTCCAGAAGTTCTACCCGACGCAGGTGCTCGTGACCGGCTACGACATCCTGTTCTTCTGGGTGGCGCGTATGCAGATGGCGGGCTACGCACTGACCGAGCAGGCTCCGTTTTCACAGGTGATGCTGCACGGCCTGTACCTCGACGAGAAGGGCCAGAAGATGTCCAAGAGCAAAGGCAACGGCATCGACCCGCTGAACCTCTTCGACGAGTACGGGGTGGACGCCTCGCGCTTCGCCTTCGCCTTTCTTTCGACGGGCGGGCAGGACATCCGCCACGATCCCCGGCGCTTCGAGCAGGGCCGGAACTTTGCCAACAAGCTCTGGAACGCTGCCCGCTTCGCGATGATGAACTTCCAGAAGGCCGATGAGGCCGGGCTGCTGGGCGAATCCGGCAGCGGCGACGTGTTGACCCGTTATGTGCGCCACGCAGTACGCGAGCGCATGGGCGATCCGATCCGCAGCCGCGACGCACTGCATCTGGTGAAGGAGCAGGGCGATCTGCTCACTCTGGCTGACCGCTGGATCATCAGCCGCCTGAACAGCGTGACCGGTGAGGTCAGCGCCCATCTCGACGCGCTCGATATCGGGGCCGCCATCCGCACGCTGTACAGCTTTACCTGGGACGAGTTCTGCGACTGGTACATCGAGGCCGCCAAGCCCGCGCTCGCGCAGGGGCAACTGGGCACCCTCGTGACCGTCAAGGCAGTGCTGGAACATATTCTCAAGCTGCTGCATCCGGTGATGCCCTTCATCACCAGCGAGCTGTATGCCAGCCTGGGCCACCGCCGTCAGCTGGCCGTGCACACCTGGCCGCAGCCCGACGACCATCTGAACGACGCCGAGGCCGACCGCGCCTTCGACATCCTGCGGGCCGCCGTCAGCGCTGCTCGCAGCCTGAAAAACGAGCTGGGCCTGTCGCCACAGGAGCGCCTGAATATCGCGCTGGAGGGCGAAAGTGCGGCAATCGTCCGGGAACACCGCGCCGTGGTCGAGGGCATCGCCCGCGTGACGCTGGTGGACGCGCTGGAAGGGCGTACCCTCAGCGCGGTCGAGCCGGGCCTGAGCGTGCTGGCCCCGCTGGAAGGCACGGTGGATATCGCTGACTGGCTGGGCAAGCAGCGCAAGCGCCTGACCGAGATCGGCAAGCAGATCGCCCAGGCTCAGGGCAAGCTGGGCAATGCGGGCTTCGTGGCGCGTGCGCCTGCCGAGGTGGTCGAGGAAGAGCAGCGGCGCGTGGTGGACTTCTCGGCTCAGAAGGAACGACTCGAAGCTGTGCTGGCGCAGTTTTAG
- a CDS encoding CHASE2 domain-containing protein, with product MRSFPEVAPSASSTPARPLRPRRPLASSLTRWLVPAAAALGLLLSLPSALNQSLWDALNRSLPAPPDKRVLVVGIDDATLSDYGRIDTWNRSLYARALNTLNEAGVRATALDILFAGRATGDAALSPLLASSRVVVATAPDDPRGQELGPSGAVRAQTGLSLLNIDADGVVRKFQRSYKLPDGTLYPSLSERLAQAAGVGTPPNTVPQTLRYIASDRNTLPVISFRDLVNGNVSYASLQDKLVLIGLTASGSDGANYLDVARQPVPGVLLQARAVSSLLSAPFQTVPLWSTMLLGLLAATVTVLLRNLWGFWLALVAVGLSVPLWLANIQFPGLTVSLGAIAGLLLLALERWLQLRQLGVIDPLTGLGNRLAFTRAMEMRWNSRAERPLGLLLVDLSSFRETAHRMGPHAGDALFQRLAATLSSNKRRGDMVFRWGADEFLILVDNTDAQQLSRFATKLQSSLSEVGGQTTAARPSIGYAVTGSDLYTPTDLIERASRMRYRNKYRDEQST from the coding sequence ATGCGATCCTTCCCTGAAGTTGCCCCCTCTGCCAGCAGCACCCCGGCCCGTCCGCTGCGGCCCCGGCGGCCCCTGGCTTCCAGCCTGACGCGCTGGCTGGTACCGGCGGCAGCGGCACTGGGTCTGCTCCTCTCGCTGCCGTCTGCCCTCAATCAGTCGCTCTGGGACGCGCTCAACCGCTCGCTGCCCGCGCCGCCCGACAAACGGGTTCTGGTCGTGGGCATCGACGACGCCACGCTGAGCGATTATGGCCGCATCGACACCTGGAACCGCAGCCTGTATGCCCGCGCCCTGAACACGCTGAACGAGGCCGGGGTGCGGGCCACGGCACTCGACATCCTGTTCGCGGGACGGGCCACTGGTGACGCGGCGCTCAGCCCGCTGCTGGCAAGCTCGCGGGTGGTCGTGGCAACGGCTCCCGACGACCCCAGAGGGCAGGAGCTGGGGCCGAGCGGCGCAGTTCGCGCACAGACAGGGCTTTCTCTGCTGAATATCGACGCAGACGGCGTGGTACGCAAGTTCCAGCGCTCCTACAAACTGCCCGACGGCACGCTGTATCCCAGCCTCAGCGAGCGGCTCGCACAGGCAGCAGGCGTCGGGACGCCGCCCAACACCGTGCCGCAGACGCTGCGCTACATCGCCAGCGACCGCAACACGCTGCCGGTCATCTCGTTCCGCGATCTGGTCAACGGCAACGTGAGCTACGCCAGCCTGCAGGACAAACTGGTGCTGATCGGCCTGACCGCCAGCGGCAGCGACGGAGCCAATTACCTGGACGTGGCACGTCAGCCGGTGCCGGGCGTGCTGCTTCAGGCGCGGGCGGTGTCGTCGCTGCTGTCTGCTCCGTTCCAGACGGTGCCGCTCTGGTCAACCATGCTGCTGGGTCTGCTGGCCGCCACCGTGACGGTGCTGCTGCGAAACCTGTGGGGCTTCTGGCTGGCACTGGTCGCGGTGGGGCTGTCTGTCCCGCTGTGGCTCGCCAACATCCAGTTTCCGGGCCTGACCGTCTCGCTGGGGGCCATCGCCGGGCTGCTGCTGCTGGCGCTGGAACGCTGGCTACAGCTCCGGCAGCTCGGCGTGATCGATCCGCTCACTGGGCTGGGGAACCGGCTGGCCTTTACCCGCGCCATGGAGATGCGCTGGAACAGCCGTGCCGAACGCCCGCTGGGGCTGTTGCTGGTCGATCTGAGCAGCTTCCGCGAGACGGCACACCGGATGGGTCCCCATGCCGGAGACGCGCTGTTTCAGCGGCTGGCCGCCACGCTCAGCAGCAACAAGCGCCGGGGCGACATGGTCTTTCGCTGGGGAGCCGACGAATTCCTGATCCTGGTGGACAACACCGATGCTCAGCAGCTGTCGCGCTTTGCGACCAAACTTCAGAGCAGTCTGAGCGAGGTGGGAGGCCAGACGACCGCGGCCCGTCCCAGCATCGGCTACGCTGTCACCGGTTCCGACCTGTACACCCCCACCGACCTGATCGAACGTGCTTCGCGCATGCGTTACCGCAACAAATACCGCGACGAACAGAGCACCTGA
- a CDS encoding ATP-binding protein, whose translation MSMTPAELAQYLSALITQSLPLSTMIWGPPGVGKSSVVAQVARQHGLEFVDVRLSQLAPTDLRGLPVAQANESGVGGVSRWYPPEFLPTSGRGVLFLDEVNMAPPTMQGMAQQLILDRKVGSYELPDGWFVWAAGNRKEDRASVFDMPAPLANRFLHLTVRPDFEAFRSYALNRGLHEHVLAFLTFRPEQLHRLDTAQPAWPSPRAWEMAARLHRAGLDVAPAIGEGAGSEFAAFVRLYEQLPDLETVLRGDSVSLRLPAEPSVRYAAVVGLAARAQNAQEGFHAFSWLADQASPEWLQLYVATLVSKFQAVGQLGELVGLMEREPKLAELIQGAVDMAEG comes from the coding sequence TTGAGCATGACCCCCGCCGAACTGGCACAGTACCTGAGCGCTCTGATCACCCAGTCTCTGCCGCTCTCGACCATGATCTGGGGACCGCCCGGCGTGGGCAAGTCGAGCGTGGTGGCGCAGGTGGCGCGGCAGCACGGCCTGGAATTCGTGGACGTGCGCCTGTCGCAGCTTGCGCCCACCGATCTGCGCGGGCTGCCGGTGGCGCAGGCCAACGAGAGCGGCGTGGGCGGCGTGAGCCGCTGGTATCCGCCGGAATTTCTGCCCACTTCCGGGCGCGGCGTTCTGTTTCTGGACGAGGTGAACATGGCCCCGCCCACGATGCAGGGCATGGCTCAGCAATTGATTCTCGACCGCAAGGTGGGCAGCTACGAACTGCCGGACGGCTGGTTCGTATGGGCCGCCGGCAACCGCAAGGAAGACCGCGCCAGCGTTTTCGACATGCCCGCTCCGCTCGCCAACCGCTTTCTGCATCTGACGGTGCGGCCCGATTTCGAGGCGTTTCGCAGCTACGCCCTGAACCGGGGCCTGCATGAACACGTGTTGGCCTTCCTGACCTTCCGGCCCGAACAGCTGCACAGGCTCGACACCGCCCAACCCGCCTGGCCCAGCCCCCGCGCCTGGGAAATGGCTGCCAGACTGCACCGCGCCGGGCTGGACGTGGCCCCCGCCATCGGAGAGGGTGCGGGATCGGAATTCGCGGCCTTCGTGCGGCTGTACGAACAGCTTCCCGACCTGGAAACGGTGCTGCGCGGCGACTCGGTGAGCCTGCGCCTGCCCGCCGAGCCGAGCGTGCGCTACGCGGCGGTGGTGGGGCTGGCAGCCCGCGCCCAGAATGCCCAGGAGGGATTTCACGCCTTCTCGTGGCTGGCTGATCAGGCCAGTCCCGAATGGCTGCAACTGTACGTCGCCACGCTCGTCAGCAAGTTTCAGGCGGTGGGCCAACTGGGAGAACTCGTCGGCCTCATGGAGCGCGAACCGAAGCTGGCCGAACTGATTCAGGGCGCGGTGGACATGGCAGAGGGCTAG
- a CDS encoding FecR domain-containing protein, translated as MALGTGVASAQTVSVPAAPTPAPEVGPLRVLQLGGSAEVLNRAWEQAQVSQNVVQALRTGTGRAVLGLPEGGKLMLGSASMLRLNNGQPDLQNGRFFVNGVGQLYLAGVHLNTQGQVRMDADGKVLRVAVVMGQVRVSREGRTTMLSAGQQYDLLSDQVHPFNEKDPWYRSQFAGSGDVTVQATRGSVMAAPSDQSASSWQMVQLGQKLNTGGRIRTGSNAWAELGFTGGGYLRLQADSQLKVLSVDRTASGRQVLLQLESGSAWNVVAKGQGGYQITTPTVTTAVRGTVFRVDAAGLVKVFDGVVALPAQADVLLSVGQQRSLTGRVEPIQRDALDDLNMTLDTERSARTVLNISSLNLTPDLQLAVNSNPNAVLTATIGNDTYPLAGEGSAYQLKQALPEGRYTLTLRALRPGQIGVLSRTLTVDRTPPVRAYHEPATHRARSQDSRRRERRPDSQTAAAGHTGRQDLYPARQRPLRVDAARCFRPAGPSDHGT; from the coding sequence GTGGCCCTCGGCACAGGCGTGGCCTCGGCGCAGACCGTCTCTGTGCCTGCCGCGCCGACGCCCGCACCCGAGGTCGGGCCGCTCCGTGTGCTGCAACTCGGCGGCAGTGCCGAAGTCCTCAACCGCGCCTGGGAGCAGGCACAGGTTTCTCAGAACGTCGTGCAGGCCCTGCGGACCGGAACAGGCCGCGCCGTGCTGGGCCTTCCGGAAGGCGGCAAGCTCATGCTGGGCAGCGCCTCGATGCTGCGCCTCAACAACGGACAGCCCGACCTCCAGAATGGCCGTTTCTTCGTCAACGGCGTCGGTCAGCTCTATCTGGCAGGCGTCCACCTGAATACTCAGGGTCAGGTACGGATGGACGCCGACGGCAAGGTGCTGCGGGTCGCTGTCGTCATGGGACAGGTGCGGGTGTCGCGAGAGGGCCGTACCACCATGCTCTCGGCGGGCCAGCAGTACGACCTCCTGTCAGACCAGGTTCATCCGTTCAACGAGAAGGACCCCTGGTACCGTTCGCAGTTTGCCGGAAGCGGCGACGTGACGGTACAGGCGACACGCGGCAGCGTGATGGCAGCGCCGAGCGATCAGAGTGCGTCGTCGTGGCAGATGGTCCAGCTCGGACAGAAACTGAACACGGGCGGCCGCATCCGGACCGGGAGCAACGCCTGGGCGGAACTGGGCTTCACCGGTGGCGGATATCTGCGGCTTCAGGCCGACAGCCAGCTGAAGGTACTGAGTGTCGACAGGACGGCCAGCGGGCGTCAGGTGCTGCTGCAGCTGGAATCGGGCAGCGCCTGGAACGTGGTCGCCAAGGGGCAGGGCGGATACCAGATCACCACGCCCACCGTGACCACGGCTGTCCGGGGCACGGTGTTCCGGGTCGATGCTGCCGGGCTGGTCAAGGTCTTCGACGGCGTGGTCGCCTTACCGGCCCAGGCCGACGTGCTGCTCTCGGTGGGCCAGCAGCGCAGCCTCACCGGGCGGGTCGAGCCGATTCAGCGCGACGCGCTCGACGACCTCAACATGACGCTCGACACCGAACGCAGCGCCCGCACCGTGCTGAATATCTCGTCGCTGAATCTGACGCCCGACCTTCAACTGGCGGTCAACAGCAATCCAAATGCCGTACTGACCGCCACCATCGGCAACGACACCTATCCTCTGGCGGGTGAGGGCAGCGCGTACCAGCTGAAACAGGCGCTTCCAGAAGGCCGCTACACCCTGACGCTGCGGGCACTGCGCCCCGGTCAGATCGGCGTGTTGAGCCGGACGCTGACGGTAGACCGCACGCCGCCGGTTCGTGCATATCACGAGCCTGCAACACACCGGGCACGTTCTCAGGATTCGCGGCGACGTGAGCGACGCCCTGACAGCCAGACCGCTGCTGCGGGCCACACTGGGAGACAGGACCTATACCCTGCACGCCAGCGGCCCCTTCGAGTGGACGCTGCCCGCTGCTTCCGGCCCGCTGGACCTTCAGATCACGGCACTTGA
- a CDS encoding YchJ family protein encodes MSAGLCVCGSGKKYAVCCGPLHGGRPARTCEQLMRSRYSAYALRLEPYLLQTWHPATRPARLNLENDQTRWLGLKIHSREKGGADDRQGWVSFSASYRSGQETHTLNERSEFVRLPEGRWVYLEGV; translated from the coding sequence ATGAGCGCGGGCCTGTGCGTCTGCGGTTCCGGCAAAAAATACGCCGTCTGCTGCGGGCCGCTGCACGGAGGCAGGCCCGCCCGAACCTGCGAACAGCTGATGAGAAGCCGCTACAGCGCGTATGCCCTGCGGCTGGAACCCTACCTGCTGCAGACCTGGCACCCAGCCACGCGGCCAGCACGTCTGAATCTGGAGAACGATCAGACGCGCTGGCTGGGACTGAAGATTCACAGCCGCGAGAAAGGCGGTGCGGACGACCGCCAGGGGTGGGTGAGTTTCAGTGCGAGTTACCGCAGCGGGCAGGAAACCCACACCCTGAACGAACGCAGCGAATTCGTGCGGCTGCCGGAAGGGCGCTGGGTCTATCTGGAAGGTGTGTAG
- a CDS encoding ABC-F family ATP-binding cassette domain-containing protein — protein MSGGSHESIEHHAALLEHFARRGGYERRSRKAGVTLAFGFRGREHDAVSALSGGERTRLGLAALLVENPDVLLLDEPTNHLDIVMVEWLERFLSGYRGAMLLISHDRAFLDAVSTETAYLSNAQLKVYPGNYTAFREALEADIERQRQRALLDSKQIATLQASADRMKIWGLGMSKLARRAKSMQSRVDRMKAAATAPPPPPERRLSNIVFHAPESGDLVLDARHLSKSIGGRSLFRDVNVQLRRGERVALIGRNGAGKTTLLRVLLGLTPADDARAQIRSGARVSLGYYDQQLRGVDENATLYDEARVYVQKDAQAHDLLGTYLFPYDQHDKRVSTLSGGERARLALLKLAQEDHNFLVLDEPTNHLDIEMLETLEDALDEFSGTLLMISHDRRLVENLADRIWLIEDGQFYEYPGGYAYYKEKHRPAEAEAAAEVVRPPVVKAPAAPKGKSVWQLRRDAEAVEAEIARLEAELNAAHTELSEAAPGTDFAELGRRAHELEAQLEQKMEAWAGVHEELEARG, from the coding sequence ATGAGTGGCGGCAGTCACGAGAGCATCGAGCATCATGCGGCGCTGCTGGAGCACTTCGCACGGCGCGGCGGCTATGAACGCCGCAGCCGCAAAGCGGGCGTCACGCTGGCTTTCGGCTTTCGGGGGCGCGAACACGACGCCGTGAGTGCGCTGTCGGGCGGCGAGCGCACCCGGCTGGGACTGGCGGCGCTGCTGGTCGAAAACCCCGATGTGCTGCTGCTCGACGAGCCGACCAACCACCTCGATATCGTGATGGTCGAGTGGCTGGAACGCTTTCTCAGCGGCTACCGGGGCGCGATGCTCCTGATCAGCCACGACCGCGCCTTTCTCGACGCGGTCAGCACCGAGACGGCGTATCTGAGTAATGCCCAGCTCAAGGTCTATCCCGGAAATTACACCGCCTTCCGGGAAGCGCTGGAAGCCGACATCGAACGTCAGCGGCAACGGGCGCTGCTCGACAGCAAACAGATCGCCACCCTGCAGGCCAGCGCCGACCGCATGAAGATCTGGGGTCTGGGCATGAGCAAGCTGGCCCGCCGCGCCAAGAGCATGCAGAGCCGCGTGGACCGCATGAAAGCTGCCGCCACTGCGCCCCCGCCTCCGCCCGAACGCCGCCTGTCGAACATCGTCTTTCACGCTCCTGAAAGCGGCGATCTGGTGCTCGACGCCCGGCATCTCAGCAAGTCCATCGGCGGGCGCAGCCTCTTTCGAGACGTGAATGTCCAGCTTCGGCGCGGCGAGCGCGTGGCGCTGATCGGACGCAACGGAGCAGGGAAGACCACGCTGCTCAGAGTGCTGCTGGGCCTGACTCCTGCCGACGATGCACGCGCCCAGATTCGCAGCGGAGCGCGGGTCAGCCTCGGGTACTACGATCAACAGCTGCGCGGCGTGGACGAAAACGCCACCCTCTACGACGAGGCCCGCGTGTACGTGCAGAAAGATGCCCAGGCCCACGACCTGCTCGGCACGTACCTCTTTCCCTACGACCAGCACGACAAGCGCGTGAGTACGCTGTCGGGCGGCGAGCGGGCGCGGCTGGCCCTGCTGAAGTTGGCGCAGGAAGACCATAACTTTCTGGTGCTGGACGAGCCGACCAATCACCTCGATATCGAGATGCTCGAAACGCTGGAAGACGCGCTGGACGAGTTTTCCGGCACCCTGCTGATGATCTCGCACGACAGGAGGCTGGTCGAGAATCTGGCCGACCGCATCTGGCTGATCGAAGACGGGCAGTTTTACGAGTACCCCGGCGGCTACGCCTACTACAAGGAAAAGCACCGTCCCGCCGAAGCAGAGGCCGCCGCAGAGGTGGTGCGCCCGCCCGTGGTCAAGGCTCCGGCTGCTCCCAAAGGGAAGAGTGTCTGGCAGCTCAGGCGCGACGCCGAAGCGGTCGAGGCCGAGATTGCCCGCCTGGAAGCCGAGCTGAACGCCGCCCACACCGAACTGAGCGAAGCCGCCCCCGGTACCGACTTTGCCGAGCTGGGCAGGCGGGCGCACGAGCTGGAGGCGCAGCTGGAGCAGAAGATGGAAGCGTGGGCCGGCGTGCATGAGGAACTGGAAGCGCGGGGATGA
- a CDS encoding NUDIX domain-containing protein, protein MFDTLEQARTVAAQQAFREKAVCYVVRGSELLVFDHVPDDSGVQVPAGGVEADESPAEAAMRELWEESGLQLSDPTYLTSYEWIRPSPRRSQICHVYAFAAAPNTPDAWTHPADDHVFAFRWASVRHPGLDWEMDAALPALQQSLFQESP, encoded by the coding sequence TTGTTTGACACGCTCGAACAGGCCAGGACGGTGGCGGCGCAGCAGGCGTTCCGCGAAAAGGCCGTGTGCTATGTGGTACGCGGCTCGGAACTCCTGGTCTTCGATCACGTTCCCGACGATTCGGGCGTGCAGGTTCCGGCGGGCGGTGTCGAGGCAGATGAGAGTCCTGCCGAGGCTGCCATGCGCGAACTGTGGGAGGAATCGGGCCTGCAACTGAGCGACCCCACCTACCTGACCTCCTACGAGTGGATTCGCCCGTCCCCCCGCCGCTCTCAGATCTGTCACGTCTATGCCTTCGCTGCGGCCCCGAATACCCCCGATGCCTGGACCCACCCCGCCGACGATCATGTGTTCGCCTTTCGCTGGGCGTCTGTGCGGCATCCCGGCCTCGACTGGGAGATGGACGCCGCACTGCCCGCACTTCAACAGTCTCTCTTTCAGGAGTCCCCATGA